The DNA segment CCGCCTTCCTTCTTGCCCAGGTGGTCATGGTGCGCGCTGTAGAGCACCACCTCCTGGGACAGCCTCGCGTCACTGCCCGGCAGCAGGGCGAGCACGTTGGCGGTGGGCCGGCGGCGCACCTCGCTGGCGAAGCGCGTGGACACCTTCACCCCGAGCGGCACCGGCTGGAAGTCGCGCTTCTGCGCGGAGGCCCGGAGCGACTCCAAATCCCGGCCCGCGAGCTCGAGCACGCGGCGCGTGGCGGCCTCGGTGGTCCACGCCTTCACCTGCACGCGGGGGACCTCCTCGCTGGCGGGCAGCTCGAACTGCTCCCCCGTCCACGACGTCTGCACCACCTGCCACGGGTAGCCCGCGCTGGGGGTGGTGTGGATGATGATGGCGCCGGCCGCGCCCACCTTCGCCGCCTGCTCGTACTTGTAATCCCAGCGGCCGTACCACAGCCGCGTGCGGCCCCCGAAGAGGCGCGGGTCGTCCTCCGGGTCGCTGTTGAGGATGAGCAGCGTCTTGCCGCGCAGGTCCATCCCCTTGAAGTCGTCCCACTCGTACTCGGGCGCCTGGATGCCGTAGCCCACGAAGACGAGCTCCGACGCGTCCAGCTTCGCCTCGGGCGCCTGCACTCCGGACACGGCGATGAAGTCCTCGTGGAACTTCAGCTCCTCGGTGCCCAGGGGCGCGCGGAACGTCATGCCCTTCGGCTGGCTGGTGATGCCCACCAGGTCGAACGGCTGGAGGAACGAGCCGTCCGTCCCCGCGGGCTTCAGCCCGAGCGCCTCGAACTGCGAGGCGATGTACGCCTGGGCCAGTGCATCCCCGCGCGTGCCGGGGCCGCGGCCCTCCAGCAAGTCACTGGCGAGGAAGCGCACGTGGGCGCGCAGCACCTCCGGGACGATGGCCCCGGCGGCGGACTTCTCCACGGGGGTGACGAGCGGGGCGCGCTGCGCGAGCGCGGGGACGGCACAGAGGGCGACGAGCAGGGACACCAGGTGCTTCATGGTGCCCGGAGCCCTAACACGAAGCTCCGGGCCCATGCAGCCCCCGCGTCACCCGTGCGCCGGGGCCACCTTCCACGTCGTGCCAGCAGGCGTGTCCATGATTTCCACGCCCTGGTCCTTCAGCGCGCCGCGCACCCGGTCCGCCGCGGCGAAGTCCTTCGCGGCCCGAGCGGCGGCCCGCTCACCGAGCAGCCGCTCCACCTCCGCCACGTCGATGCCGCGCTCGCGCACGGCCCGCTCGCGGCGGCGCAGCAGCCAGGGGCCCGCTTCGTCCTCGAAGATGCCCAGGATGCCGGAGGCGCGGCGCACGTCCTCACGCAGCGCCTGGAGCGTGCGGCCGACCAGGGCCTTGTCCTTCACCGGCGGCTTGTCCACCAGCTCGTTCATCAGGACGAAGAGGCCGGACAGCGCGCCCAGGGCGCCGGCGGTGTTGAAGTCGTCGTCCATGGCGGCTTCGAACTCGGTGAAGTAGCGGTGCGGCTCGCCGTGGAGCGGGCCCTTGCCGAAGTCCTTGCCCGCCACGCGCTCGTCCACCTTGCGCAGCGTCTCGTAGAAGTACTCCAGGCGCGCCTCCGCGTCCGCCAGCGCCTTGTCGGCGAAGTGGAGCGGGTGGCGGTAGTGCGTGGACAGGAAGAAGAAGCGCAGGGCCTCCGGGTCCACCTTGGCCAGCGCGTCGCGCAGGCGCACCACGTTGCCCAGCGACTTGGACATCTTCGCGCCTTCCAGGTCCAGGAAGCCGCAGTGCATCCAGTACTTGGCGAACGGCTTGCCGCTGGCGGACTCGCTCTGGGCAATCTCGTTCTCGTGGTGGGGGAAGATGAGGTCCAGCGCGCCGCCGTGGATGTCGAACGTCTCACCCAGGTACTTCGCGCTCATGGCCGAGCACTCGATGTGCCAGCCCGGCCGGCCCGGCCCCCAGGGGCTCTCCCAGGCGGGCTCGCCCGGCTTGGCGCCCTTCCACAGCGCGAAGTCGAGCGGCTCGCGCTTCTGCTCTCCCGGCTGCACGCGCTCACCGACGCACAGGTCGTCCAGGTTGCGCTTGGACAGCTTCGCGTAGTCCGGGTCGCTGCTGACGGAGAAGTACACGTCGCCCTGCGACGCGTAGGCGTGCCCGTTGTCCACCAGCTTCTGGATGATGCCGATGATTTCGGGGATGTGGTCGCTCACCTTGGG comes from the Pyxidicoccus xibeiensis genome and includes:
- the cysS gene encoding cysteine--tRNA ligase; this translates as MTPPSIRLFNTMTMQKELLETAVPGEVGVYVCGPTTYSYIHIGNARTFTSFDVVVRYLRHRGMKVRYVRNYTDVDDKIIKAAAETGEAPVALSARYVEIFREDARALHLLEPDHSPKVSDHIPEIIGIIQKLVDNGHAYASQGDVYFSVSSDPDYAKLSKRNLDDLCVGERVQPGEQKREPLDFALWKGAKPGEPAWESPWGPGRPGWHIECSAMSAKYLGETFDIHGGALDLIFPHHENEIAQSESASGKPFAKYWMHCGFLDLEGAKMSKSLGNVVRLRDALAKVDPEALRFFFLSTHYRHPLHFADKALADAEARLEYFYETLRKVDERVAGKDFGKGPLHGEPHRYFTEFEAAMDDDFNTAGALGALSGLFVLMNELVDKPPVKDKALVGRTLQALREDVRRASGILGIFEDEAGPWLLRRRERAVRERGIDVAEVERLLGERAAARAAKDFAAADRVRGALKDQGVEIMDTPAGTTWKVAPAHG
- a CDS encoding M28 family metallopeptidase, which codes for MKHLVSLLVALCAVPALAQRAPLVTPVEKSAAGAIVPEVLRAHVRFLASDLLEGRGPGTRGDALAQAYIASQFEALGLKPAGTDGSFLQPFDLVGITSQPKGMTFRAPLGTEELKFHEDFIAVSGVQAPEAKLDASELVFVGYGIQAPEYEWDDFKGMDLRGKTLLILNSDPEDDPRLFGGRTRLWYGRWDYKYEQAAKVGAAGAIIIHTTPSAGYPWQVVQTSWTGEQFELPASEEVPRVQVKAWTTEAATRRVLELAGRDLESLRASAQKRDFQPVPLGVKVSTRFASEVRRRPTANVLALLPGSDARLSQEVVLYSAHHDHLGKKEGGRPDEDTIYNGALDNAAGVAAMLATAKAFRAMPQPPRRSILFAAVAAEEQGLLGSQYLAEHPPVPAGRVAANINIDGANIHGRTKDLTVIGLGKSSLDAIIVALAKTQGRVVKADQLSDRGFFYRSDQFNFAKQGIPAAYFGSGMDFVGRPEGWGKQQREAWEAKHYHQPSDELRPEWELSGAVEDVRLFFLLGAHVARTPELPRWNKGDEFEAARLESLRALKSPRPPRSSEGASK